The window AAATTTTCTCACGAAAAGATTCCAGAAATATCATTTGTAGCAGTAGGTGTATAATGTCAGAGCCAGATGTTAAACTAAAGGTATGTTCATATAAGGAAATTGCCAGAAAGTTAGAAAAGGCGGGCTATATTAAAATTAGAACGACTAAGCATCCAGTCTATTACAGTGAGAAATATGGTATGACAATACCAGTTCCAAATCATCCAGGGGATGCACCTAAAGGTCTTGTGAGAAAGATTATCAAAGAAATGGGAATGAGCGTAAAGGATTTTAATGAACTTTAACAAAGTTTGGTGGTAATCTAAAATTGACCCTAAAAGAAGAGGGGAAACATTAACATTAGAGGAATTTGGAAGGGTAAGCGAGTTTCTAAAAGAGACAGTAGATAGTAACCATAATGTATTGGAATGTGGGTTAGCGGAAAAAAAAGTGATAATATTAAAATGAATGAAAAACTTTATTTTCAAGCAGAAAATATACAAATATATAATGATGATTTTTTAATTTCTGATGAAATCACAGGAGGCTCGATAGATTTAATTGTGACTTCCCCACCTTATAATGTTGACTATTAGATACAACGCTTATGATGATAAAATTCCTTATGAGGTTTATCTTGAATTTACTTATAAATGGCTTGAGAAGGCATATAAACTTTTAAGAGAAGATGGGCGGTTCTGCTTAAACATTCCCCTTGACAAGAACAAAGGTGGTCAACAAAGTGTTTATGCTGATATTATTTCAATAGCCAAAAAAGTGGGCTTTAAATATCACTCGACAATTGTATGGAATGAGCAGAATATATCAAGAAGAACAGCCTGGGGTTCGTGGCTTTCTGCAACCGCACCTTATGTTATTGCATCTGTTGAAATGATTGCTGTGTTGTATAAGAAAAAGTGGAAGAAACTTAGTGAAACGCAAAAATCAGATATGACTAAAAAAGAATTCATGGATTGGACAAATGGTGTATGGACTTTTATGGGGGGAAAGCAAAAAAAGAATTGGACATCCGACACCATTTCCAATAGAACTTCCAAGAAGGTGTATAAAACTATTTAGTTTTGTGGCTGACACCGTGCTTGACCCATTTTTAGGTAGCGGTTCTACCTTGATTGCTTCCGTCCTGACAAATAGAAAGGGAATTGGTATTGATATAGATAGAAATTATTGTGAAATCGCAAAAGAGAGGCTTATAAAAGAAGCAAAAATAAACCAGCAAAAAGAGGAAGAGAAATGACAAAATACCAGTGCAAAAACTGTAATTATAAAGGAAATTCTTTAGTGTTTCAGATTAACAGTTATAACTACTGTGTGGCTACAAATGCGGAAGAACCTGAATATATAAGTGACACACCAAACTGGGTAAAAAATATGGGGTATGGAGAGGCTTATGTGGGTGAACCTGTCGGATGTCCAAAATGTCATGCATGGGGTATTGATAATTTTGAGATAAGATAGTCATCAAATACACCAATCTGGCATGAAAGAGCAAGGATATATAATTTTTACTTAAGGGGATTCAAGTATCTCATAATAATGCAAAAGATGAGTAAATGAAATTTTTAGCGGATTAAAAAAAATCGAAAATCAAAAATCAAAAATCGAAAATAACAGAGAGGAGGATAAGACAATGAAGGGCGTAATTATGGCTGGTGGTTTTGGGACGCGGTTGCGACCGCTTACCTGTAATATCCCTAAACCTATGGTTCCGCTGGCTAATAAACCAATAATGGAACATATCGTTAGTCTTTTGAAAAAGTATGGGATAAAGGATATTGTCGTTATCCTTTATTATCAACCTGAGATAATTATGGATTATTTTGGGAATGGAGAGAAATTTGGGGTGAATATTACTTATGTTTCGGCGACTCAAGATCTTGGAACAGCAGGCAGTGTAAAAAATGCGGCTAAACATCTGAATAAAGAACCATTTTTGATTATTAGTGGGGATGTTTTGACCGATTTTGATTTAAAATCTATTATTAAATTTCATAAAGAAAAAAAGGCTATTGCCACAATTACCTTAACCGCGGTAACCAATCCTTTACAATATGGTATTACCCTTATTGATTCAACCACAGGTCGAATAAAGCGTTTCCTCGAAAAACCTTCCTGGGGAGAGGTTTTCTCAGATACAGTTAATACGGGAGTATATGTATTGGAGCCAGAGGTTCTTGAAGATATTCCTGAAGGGGAGATGTTTGATTTTAGTAAAGACTTATTTCCTAAATTACTTGCCGAAAATTCTCCACTTTATGGATATGTTGCTACAGGATATTGGAGGGATATTGGTAATTTAACCGAGTATCGATTGGCACATTATGATGTTTTAACCCAAAAGGTAAATATTGAGATTTGTGGTGAGAAAAAAGAAAATATCTGGAAAGATAAGCATTCCATAATCGCCGATGGAGTAAATCTTGAAGGCAATGTTATTATTGGCAAACATTGTAGTATAGGAGAAGGGGTGAAGATTATTAATTCTTGTATTGGAGACAATTGTATTATTGAAGAAAATTCAATAATTACTAATTCTATTCTCTGGGATGGCGTTCATATCGGGAATAGTTGTGAATTACGAGAAAATGTCATTGGAAAGGAATCTTATATCAAAAAGTGCTCATTCTTAGAAATAGAGGCAATAATTGGAGATGGTTGTGTTGTTGGAAGTGATTGTATTATAAGAACAAATGTCAAGATGTGGCCTTATAAAATCGTAGAAGATGGGGTGACATTATCGACAAGCCTTATCTGGGGTGAGAAATGGACACGGAGTTTATTTGGTAGTCGGGGGATAGTGGGATTAGT is drawn from bacterium and contains these coding sequences:
- a CDS encoding type II toxin-antitoxin system HicA family toxin, giving the protein MSEPDVKLKVCSYKEIARKLEKAGYIKIRTTKHPVYYSEKYGMTIPVPNHPGDAPKGLVRKIIKEMGMSVKDFNEL